In a single window of the Zea mays cultivar B73 chromosome 5, Zm-B73-REFERENCE-NAM-5.0, whole genome shotgun sequence genome:
- the LOC100284985 gene encoding transmembrane BAX inhibitor motif-containing protein 4 (The RefSeq protein has 1 substitution compared to this genomic sequence) yields the protein MYFRPPPKGPEWYASDAETGQAARPLYPMMLEDPRLRWAFIRKVYSILSIQMLLTVAVAAVVVFVRPVALFFVSTPGGFGLYIFLLILPFIVLCPLYYYYQHHPVNLLLLGLFTVAISFAVGLTCAFTKGEVILESAVLTAAVVLSLTAYTFWAAKRGHDFSFLGPFLFAAVMILMLFALIQLFFPLGRISLMIYGGLAALVFCGYIIYDTDNLIKRYSYDEYVWAAVALYLDVINLFLSLLTLFRAADS from the exons ATGTACTTCCGTCCGCCGCCCAAGGGCCCAGAGTGGTACGCCAGCGATGCGGAGACGGGGCAGGCGGCGCGGCCGCTGTACCCAATGATGCTGGAGGACCCGCGTCTGCGGTGGGCCTTCATCCGGAAGGTCTACAGCATCCTCTCCATCCAGATGCtgctcaccgtcgccgtcgctgcCGTCGTCGTGTACGTTCGCCCCGTCGCGCTCTTCTTCGTCTCCACGCCCGGCGGGTTCGGGCTCTacatcttcctcctcatcctcccgTTCATAG TGCTTTGCCCTCTGTACTACTACTACCAGCACCACCCGGTGAACCTGCTGCTGCTCGGCCTCTTCACCGTGGCCATCAGCTTCGCCGTCGGCCTCACCTGCGCCTTCACCAAAGGGGAGGTGATCCTCGAGTCGGCGGTCCTCACGGCGGCGGTGGTGCTGAGCCTCACGGCGTACACGTTCTGGGCGGCGAAGCGCGGCCACGACTTCAGCTTCCTGGGCCCGTTCCTGTTCGCCGCCGTCATGATCCTCATGCTGTTCGCGCTCATCCAGCTCTTCTTCCCGCTCGGCCGCATCTCGCTCATGATATACGGGGGACTGGCGGCGCTCGTCTTCTGCGGCTACATCATCTACGACACCGACAACCTCATCAAGCGCTACTCCTACGACGAGTACGTCTGGGCCGCCGTCGCGCTCTACCTCGACGTCATCAAcctcttcctctccctcctcACGCTCTTCCGGGCGGCGGATTCGTGA
- the LOC100273391 gene encoding Suppressor/enhancer of lin-12 protein 9 precursor has protein sequence MARWRPAALLVVALAAVLSAAWRADALSVTVTDTECIHEFVPYEGDTVSGNFVVVDHDIFWSSDHPGIDLTVTSPGGNTVYTLKGKSGEKFEFKAPRGGMYKFCFHNPYGAPETVSFYIHVGHIPNEHNLAKDEHLDPINVKIAELKEALESVTAEQKYLKAREARHRHTNESTRKRVMFYTMAEYLAFMAASALQVLYIRRLFSKNVGYNRV, from the exons ATGGCGAGGTGGCGGCCGGCGGCGCTGCTGGTAGTGGCTCTGGCGGCGGTTCTATCGGCGGCGTGGCGGGCGGATGCGCTATCGGTTACGGTGACCGACACCGAGTGCATCCACGAGTTCGTGCCCTATGAGGGCGACACCGTGTCCGGGAACTTCGTCGTCGTCGACCACGACATCTTCTGGAGCTCCGACCACCCAGGAATCGACCTCACG GTAACGTCACCAGGTGGCAACACTGTGTACACATTGAAGGGAAAATCTGGTGAGAAATTTGAGTTTAAAGCTCCAAGAGGTGGCATGTATAAGTTCTGCTTCCATAACCCATATGGAGCACCTGAAACTGTTTCTTTCTACATCCATGTTGGGCACATACCCAATGAGCACAATCTGGCGAAAGATG AGCACTTGGACCCTATCAACGTTAAAATCGCGGAGCTGAAGGAAGCATTAGAATCCGTTACCGCCGAGCAGAAGTACCTAAAAGCACGCGAAGCTCGTCACCGACACA CCAATGAGAGCACCAGAAAGCGTGTCATGTTCTATACGATGGCGGAGTACCTGGCTTTCATGGCTGCTAGCGCGTTGCAGGTCCTCTACATCCGCCGCTTGTTCAGTAAAAATGTGGGATACAACAGAGTGTAg